One Gammaproteobacteria bacterium genomic window carries:
- a CDS encoding PKD domain-containing protein, whose amino-acid sequence MKRIIQTARKSLGLNALSLTVLLFMTGCIGQLPEGGLDGAENMDIALAGEIRRESRRNFQNDIVRSAFWDQNNGVLVVSGFGELDDDDNQITVLNAFTRQILIPNNQNINLNRALNSDDDDNWVLRLNNLAAVPCSISVTTRRGVQNIPVQNAPLSCAGASVAPLGSIVVSEAEWKNSSARLTVKGSGAIPNQVVNVFDSVSGQYLGSDQANSVGSWRVRVRNVFPIPCAVSVSSNGLIAQAVVSNSPSTCSGTIGGIPFSPIGSFPGGVPPTTPNAPPQFFGLAPESVIQAPLADLTIPVGTTINFVGSGFDPDGVGQLSYRWSFTGTAFMQDRSGASVNVLFSNPGIYYVTLTATDANGLSDPTPATRLVIVQDTSGFPVPGLPNGGGFNPPEGYIVQPAQQQNLTVNAGQSISFFAEGFDADGNLPLTFYWDFGGAAPNMTGPAPGPVIFAIPGTYLVSMVVADSRGLTDPTPAYRTVTVLGSGNNFPGQGGQGPSGFISQPASDVSIPTGASVTFAASGYDPNNSNPLSYRWDFGGARPATTVQNPGALTFNTPGVYIVTMTVTNALGQSDLTPERRIITVGANTSIGVNNRPPVSRIVAPASNEIQIALGQSVSFAGTATDPDGDTQLLYRWEMDGAMPDIRAQNPGDIIFNQPGTYRIRFTATDSQGASDPTPEVVKVTVQGVTTGFNQPPNGSIIDPNVNMTISVGQSLSFSALGSDPEGGQVTFNWNFDGVEENTTGQVTPPITFNRTGTFRIRLTAVDNAGARDMTPDVRVVTVVGNNLTQPPIASIVSPATDVVIRRGDSINFMGSVYDPDSAPAAMSYNWDFGFLTGSTQVNYNTAYAGLVYFSTVGEFPVRLTVSDGISSDTVTRIVKVIDPTPALGATISVISGSAMVEVPVNFQVLNTTGGVITDYYWSFDGGAPDTTVASPSVTFKRAGSYNVALYYTDAQGRFGKATQTVNVCSAGFSCGGSIPLSVTPVITLPAQNNMTINVGSSIDFAASNVGGGYAQRWNFDGAVASLTFSNQFGSVVQAQGPGRVTFNRVGNYNVTLRYVDVTTGAVSQSATRTISVVANGGTPFGTGIPGFPGAGGSVGGFLNAVIQSPQNNSTFACGANVNFEASNISTAINYQWTFYQNGQALAFRSGITTSMIFYQAGSYEVTLSANDPTTGAGNATPDRRTFTVINSSACTGQPIGGGVGTPGTGGAGAGSGFGLAPNGNITSPLSDMTIRRNESVNFTAEGYDPSGASAAGLLYTWDFGSLPATGVQPNSQNAGNMTFTQSGVYVVKLTVRNASGVSDPTPSIRVITVLP is encoded by the coding sequence ATGAAACGCATAATTCAAACCGCGCGTAAAAGCCTGGGATTGAATGCATTATCACTAACGGTATTGTTATTCATGACGGGGTGTATCGGTCAGTTACCGGAAGGTGGGCTGGACGGTGCAGAAAATATGGATATCGCGCTAGCCGGCGAAATTCGCCGCGAGTCTCGGCGTAACTTTCAGAACGATATCGTGCGTTCCGCATTCTGGGATCAAAACAACGGAGTATTGGTTGTCAGTGGGTTTGGTGAACTGGACGATGATGACAATCAAATCACCGTATTGAACGCATTTACCCGCCAGATCCTGATTCCCAATAATCAAAACATCAATCTCAATCGCGCACTAAATAGTGATGACGATGATAACTGGGTATTGCGTCTCAATAATTTGGCCGCCGTTCCTTGTTCCATCAGTGTTACGACACGACGCGGCGTGCAGAATATTCCGGTACAAAATGCGCCACTGAGTTGTGCGGGTGCTTCGGTAGCGCCTCTTGGCAGCATTGTTGTCTCAGAAGCAGAGTGGAAGAATTCTTCTGCTCGCCTAACTGTAAAGGGTAGCGGCGCGATTCCAAACCAAGTCGTAAACGTATTCGACTCCGTGTCCGGTCAATATCTCGGTAGTGATCAGGCCAATTCCGTTGGTTCCTGGAGAGTGCGCGTTCGCAATGTGTTTCCAATTCCATGTGCTGTCAGTGTTTCGTCTAACGGTTTAATCGCTCAAGCGGTGGTTTCAAATTCGCCGTCTACTTGCTCCGGCACAATTGGTGGAATTCCATTCTCTCCAATTGGAAGTTTTCCTGGAGGTGTTCCACCGACGACTCCTAATGCGCCACCACAGTTTTTTGGTCTGGCTCCGGAAAGTGTAATTCAGGCACCGCTTGCGGACCTGACAATTCCTGTTGGTACAACAATTAACTTTGTCGGTAGCGGTTTTGATCCAGATGGTGTAGGTCAATTGAGTTATCGTTGGTCATTTACCGGTACCGCATTCATGCAAGATCGTAGCGGTGCATCGGTCAATGTGTTGTTTAGCAATCCAGGGATTTACTATGTCACCCTGACTGCAACCGACGCTAACGGCTTGTCGGATCCAACACCTGCAACGCGTTTGGTTATTGTGCAAGACACCAGTGGTTTTCCAGTTCCTGGTCTGCCAAACGGTGGCGGCTTTAATCCTCCAGAAGGATACATCGTACAGCCTGCACAACAGCAGAATCTGACCGTAAATGCAGGTCAGTCGATTTCTTTCTTTGCCGAAGGATTTGACGCTGATGGCAATTTGCCGCTGACTTTCTACTGGGATTTTGGCGGTGCGGCACCGAACATGACTGGTCCGGCTCCTGGTCCAGTAATCTTTGCGATTCCTGGTACTTATCTCGTGAGTATGGTGGTTGCTGACTCGCGCGGTTTGACAGATCCAACTCCAGCGTATCGTACAGTTACTGTTCTGGGTTCAGGTAATAACTTCCCTGGACAAGGAGGACAAGGTCCGTCTGGGTTTATCAGTCAACCAGCTTCGGATGTGTCGATTCCAACAGGTGCTTCAGTAACATTCGCAGCATCTGGCTATGATCCAAACAATAGCAACCCATTGAGCTATCGTTGGGACTTCGGTGGTGCACGTCCGGCTACGACAGTACAAAACCCAGGCGCGCTGACGTTCAATACTCCTGGTGTTTACATCGTCACCATGACGGTAACTAATGCACTAGGCCAGTCTGATCTGACGCCTGAGCGTCGTATCATCACTGTTGGTGCGAATACTTCGATCGGTGTGAATAATCGTCCGCCAGTGAGCAGAATAGTTGCTCCTGCGTCTAACGAAATTCAGATCGCTCTTGGGCAGTCAGTCAGTTTTGCGGGTACAGCAACAGATCCAGATGGTGATACACAGTTGTTGTATCGTTGGGAAATGGATGGCGCGATGCCGGATATTCGCGCGCAAAATCCTGGTGATATCATCTTCAACCAACCTGGTACTTATCGCATACGTTTCACTGCGACCGATTCGCAAGGCGCGAGCGATCCAACGCCAGAAGTTGTTAAGGTAACTGTACAAGGTGTGACTACTGGATTTAATCAGCCGCCAAATGGTTCGATCATTGATCCAAACGTCAACATGACTATCAGTGTCGGTCAGAGCCTGAGTTTCTCTGCACTGGGATCTGATCCAGAAGGTGGTCAGGTAACGTTTAACTGGAACTTCGATGGGGTTGAAGAAAATACCACCGGTCAGGTTACTCCGCCAATCACCTTCAACCGTACCGGAACCTTCCGTATACGCTTGACGGCAGTTGATAACGCTGGCGCAAGAGACATGACCCCAGATGTACGTGTGGTAACGGTAGTCGGTAACAATCTGACTCAACCACCAATTGCATCGATTGTTTCTCCTGCAACCGACGTAGTGATTCGTCGCGGTGACAGTATCAACTTCATGGGCTCTGTCTATGACCCTGATTCTGCTCCGGCAGCAATGTCTTACAACTGGGATTTCGGATTCCTGACGGGTTCTACGCAAGTGAATTACAATACTGCGTATGCGGGCTTGGTCTATTTCTCAACAGTTGGGGAATTCCCTGTTCGCTTGACGGTGAGTGATGGTATCTCTAGCGATACAGTGACTCGTATTGTAAAAGTTATTGATCCAACACCAGCGTTAGGCGCAACCATCTCAGTCATTTCTGGTTCTGCTATGGTCGAAGTTCCTGTGAACTTCCAGGTGCTCAATACAACTGGCGGTGTGATCACAGACTACTACTGGAGCTTTGATGGTGGCGCACCTGATACGACAGTAGCTTCTCCAAGCGTAACGTTTAAGCGCGCAGGAAGTTACAACGTGGCCCTATATTACACCGATGCGCAAGGTCGCTTTGGTAAGGCGACGCAAACGGTTAATGTTTGTAGTGCAGGTTTTAGCTGTGGCGGTAGTATTCCTCTGAGTGTAACGCCGGTCATAACTCTGCCTGCGCAGAACAATATGACTATCAATGTTGGCAGCAGTATTGATTTCGCTGCATCGAATGTTGGTGGTGGCTATGCTCAACGCTGGAATTTTGATGGAGCGGTTGCATCACTAACCTTCTCTAATCAGTTCGGCAGTGTTGTTCAGGCGCAAGGTCCAGGTCGTGTAACGTTTAACCGAGTGGGCAACTACAACGTAACACTGAGATATGTTGACGTAACAACTGGTGCAGTTAGTCAGTCTGCTACTCGCACTATCTCAGTTGTTGCAAATGGTGGTACGCCATTTGGCACAGGTATACCGGGTTTTCCTGGTGCGGGCGGCTCTGTTGGTGGTTTCCTCAATGCAGTGATTCAGTCACCACAAAACAACAGCACGTTTGCTTGTGGTGCGAATGTGAACTTTGAGGCCTCTAACATCAGTACCGCGATTAACTATCAGTGGACCTTCTACCAGAATGGCCAGGCGCTTGCCTTCCGCTCTGGAATAACAACCTCGATGATTTTCTATCAGGCGGGTAGTTACGAAGTGACATTGAGTGCAAACGATCCGACTACAGGAGCGGGTAACGCCACGCCTGATCGTCGTACCTTTACTGTGATCAATAGCAGTGCCTGTACCGGACAGCCGATAGGTGGTGGTGTTGGCACGCCTGGTACTGGTGGTGCAGGAGCAGGTAGCGGTTTTGGTTTAGCACCGAATGGCAATATCACCTCGCCATTGAGTGATATGACGATTCGTCGCAATGAAAGTGTTAACTTCACTGCGGAAGGATACGATCCTTCAGGTGCATCCGCTGCGGGACTGCTTTATACCTGGGATTTTGGAAGTCTACCTGCAACAGGTGTTCAACCAAATTCACAAAACGCAGGCAATATGACATTCACACAATCCGGTGTATATGTCGTTAAGCTTACAGTACGCAATGCATCTGGCGTGTCTGATCCTACGCCTTCGATTCGTGTGATAACCGTGTTGCCATAA
- the der gene encoding ribosome biogenesis GTPase Der, with amino-acid sequence MKRVIALVGRPNVGKSTLFNRLTRTRDALVADEPGLTRDRRYGTVKNAGQSYMLIDTGGLSNDENDIDNLIKDQALLAVGEADLVFFLVDGREILSADDQRIAQKLRSTGKSIVLVLNKTERMEREQVVGEFYQLGFDELVPISAAHGSGIDDLLDLLADRFPDSYEEEEEDSSTAKVAIVGRPNVGKSTLVNRLLGEERVLAYDMPGTTRDSIHVPFEYEGDSYVLIDTAGVRRRSKIDEKIEKFSVIKSLQAIDEANVVILVIDAHENISSQDTHLLGYVLDAGKALLVAVNKWDGLPKEQKDYLKKEVDRKLQFVSFASLHFISALHGSGVGNLMGVVKKAYAASRMQYPTPQLTRILEDAVMTHQPPLVHGRRIKMRYAHQGGQNPPVIVIHGNQVDNVPDAYRRYLENTFRKVLKIEGTPIRIQFKSGSNPFEGRKNTLTARQLNKRKRMMKHIKRR; translated from the coding sequence ATGAAACGAGTCATTGCCCTGGTAGGGCGCCCAAATGTGGGAAAGTCCACCCTCTTTAATCGTCTTACTCGGACGCGTGATGCGCTGGTCGCAGACGAACCTGGTTTGACTCGTGATCGTCGCTACGGCACCGTAAAAAACGCTGGTCAGTCATACATGTTGATCGACACGGGCGGCTTGTCCAATGATGAAAACGACATCGATAATTTGATTAAAGACCAGGCCTTACTGGCCGTTGGCGAAGCAGACCTGGTTTTCTTTCTGGTCGATGGCAGGGAAATTCTGAGCGCCGACGATCAACGGATCGCCCAAAAATTAAGATCTACCGGCAAGTCTATTGTTCTTGTTTTAAACAAAACCGAGCGCATGGAACGGGAGCAGGTGGTCGGCGAATTCTACCAACTCGGTTTTGATGAATTGGTCCCTATTTCAGCTGCTCATGGTAGCGGTATTGATGATCTTCTTGATTTGTTGGCTGATCGTTTTCCTGACTCCTATGAAGAGGAGGAAGAGGACTCTTCGACGGCTAAAGTGGCAATAGTCGGTCGACCTAATGTGGGGAAATCGACGCTAGTGAATCGCCTGCTGGGCGAGGAACGGGTCTTGGCCTATGACATGCCAGGGACCACGCGCGATAGCATACATGTGCCTTTCGAATATGAAGGCGATTCTTATGTTCTTATCGATACTGCCGGGGTCCGACGTCGTTCAAAAATTGATGAGAAAATCGAAAAATTCAGCGTTATAAAATCCCTGCAAGCCATAGATGAGGCCAACGTAGTCATTTTGGTCATTGACGCGCATGAAAATATCAGTAGCCAGGATACCCATTTGTTGGGTTATGTGCTGGATGCGGGCAAGGCCTTGCTCGTCGCGGTAAACAAATGGGATGGATTGCCGAAGGAACAAAAAGATTATCTAAAAAAAGAGGTAGACAGGAAACTCCAGTTTGTCAGTTTCGCATCGCTTCATTTTATATCCGCACTACATGGAAGCGGTGTTGGGAATTTAATGGGAGTTGTGAAAAAGGCCTATGCCGCCTCACGTATGCAATATCCCACGCCGCAATTGACGCGGATTTTGGAAGATGCGGTGATGACCCATCAACCTCCGCTAGTCCATGGTCGGCGCATAAAGATGCGTTACGCTCACCAAGGGGGGCAAAACCCGCCGGTTATCGTTATTCATGGAAACCAGGTTGATAATGTGCCCGATGCCTATCGACGCTATCTTGAGAACACGTTTCGTAAAGTGCTAAAGATTGAAGGTACTCCGATACGGATACAATTCAAGAGCGGTTCCAATCCTTTTGAAGGCCGTAAAAATACATTAACCGCGCGTCAGTTAAATAAACGTAAGCGAATGATGAAGCACATCAAGCGGCGGTAA
- the bamB gene encoding outer membrane protein assembly factor BamB, whose product MKKLVLIVSLSLGLWSCAELQSKVNGEKPFLETLPLAPVEVSWFRQFAEYGVDRFSELRPALGEDLVVLADKRGDVSGYVLSDGAEQWRKSMSVQFTAGPEFGKNKILLGTRNAEVVALSAESGQELWQVRVSSEVLSAPRLAEDMVIVHTADGKVQGISAENGQTIWTFSRQVPVLTLRGTGSPLVVDDTVIIGLPTGKLVALAAADGKMLWESPVALPRGRSELERIVDIDGRIQHADGTLYVTSYQGQVAALTIESGRVLWTREMSSYLGVTIDGRHLYVTDVEGKVWALDKDSGATVWMQDKLAGANTVVTVVGDHLVIGDVDGGLYWMTATDGRLVARYPYLEFATRTGLLNPAEPDDARDGFKRSQGYNDIGVASAPVATANGLLVTYRSGVMANISLKSTM is encoded by the coding sequence TTGAAGAAATTAGTCCTAATTGTCTCTCTGAGCCTTGGACTCTGGTCTTGCGCTGAGTTGCAGAGCAAAGTCAATGGGGAAAAGCCCTTTCTCGAAACTTTGCCACTTGCACCGGTGGAAGTCAGTTGGTTTCGGCAGTTTGCTGAATATGGCGTAGACAGGTTTTCGGAGCTCCGGCCGGCGTTGGGCGAAGATCTTGTAGTTCTTGCCGATAAGCGCGGGGACGTGTCTGGCTACGTATTGAGTGACGGGGCTGAGCAGTGGCGCAAATCCATGTCGGTTCAGTTTACTGCCGGCCCAGAGTTTGGAAAAAACAAAATCCTTCTGGGGACACGAAACGCAGAAGTCGTGGCGCTTTCAGCTGAGTCTGGTCAAGAGCTATGGCAGGTACGGGTAAGCAGTGAGGTGCTATCTGCCCCGAGACTGGCTGAGGATATGGTGATTGTCCATACCGCTGATGGCAAAGTTCAGGGTATAAGTGCCGAAAATGGCCAGACTATCTGGACATTTAGTCGTCAAGTTCCTGTGTTGACCTTGCGGGGTACGGGATCACCGCTAGTTGTGGACGACACCGTGATTATCGGTTTGCCTACGGGAAAACTGGTCGCCCTGGCAGCTGCGGATGGCAAGATGTTGTGGGAAAGCCCTGTAGCTTTGCCGAGGGGGCGTTCCGAGCTTGAGCGCATCGTGGATATCGACGGGAGGATCCAGCATGCAGATGGCACGCTATATGTCACCAGCTATCAGGGACAGGTTGCCGCGCTAACTATCGAAAGCGGTAGGGTGTTATGGACGCGAGAAATGTCTTCCTACTTAGGCGTGACTATTGATGGGCGGCATCTTTATGTAACAGACGTTGAAGGTAAGGTATGGGCACTGGATAAAGACAGCGGCGCGACGGTATGGATGCAGGATAAGCTTGCTGGCGCGAATACTGTTGTGACAGTTGTTGGCGATCACCTTGTAATTGGGGATGTAGACGGTGGGCTTTACTGGATGACTGCCACCGATGGACGGTTGGTCGCACGCTACCCCTATTTAGAGTTTGCGACCAGAACGGGATTGCTTAATCCAGCGGAACCCGATGACGCGCGCGACGGTTTCAAACGTTCTCAGGGTTATAACGATATTGGCGTTGCCAGTGCTCCGGTAGCGACAGCGAATGGTCTGTTGGTTACCTATCGTAGTGGCGTTATGGCAAATATCTCTCTCAAATCGACTATGTAG
- a CDS encoding tetratricopeptide repeat protein, giving the protein MENYRTDEEQVEALKRWWETNGKVVILFGILFVAGTVGGNVWMDYKHSTASKASTEYDLMMQEMQTGKAEAAMQRGATLMEQHKDSTYAALAALAVAKLEVEKGDYSAAGSRLKWVLDNVTETNVQHVARLRLIRVMVEESKLDEALALANIAEAGKFKPEYDVLKGDIYVAKGQSDLARGAYQAALSGEGLSPQTTSELRLKLDDLGGGASS; this is encoded by the coding sequence GTGGAAAACTATCGTACCGATGAAGAACAGGTAGAAGCGTTAAAGCGCTGGTGGGAAACCAATGGCAAAGTCGTCATTCTATTCGGCATCCTCTTTGTTGCGGGTACTGTCGGTGGAAATGTATGGATGGATTATAAACATTCAACCGCGAGCAAAGCGTCCACGGAATATGATCTTATGATGCAGGAAATGCAGACTGGCAAGGCAGAGGCGGCCATGCAACGCGGCGCCACGCTGATGGAACAACACAAGGACAGCACTTATGCCGCCTTAGCGGCATTAGCCGTGGCCAAGCTGGAAGTGGAAAAAGGGGACTATTCCGCAGCCGGGTCGCGCTTGAAGTGGGTGCTGGATAATGTGACTGAGACTAATGTGCAACATGTCGCTCGATTACGTCTGATTCGGGTAATGGTAGAAGAGAGTAAGCTGGATGAGGCCCTCGCTTTGGCCAATATTGCGGAAGCCGGTAAATTCAAGCCTGAGTACGACGTCTTAAAGGGTGATATCTATGTTGCCAAGGGGCAATCTGATCTCGCCCGCGGCGCCTATCAGGCGGCTTTGAGTGGCGAGGGATTGTCTCCCCAAACGACATCCGAATTGAGGTTGAAGCTTGATGATCTCGGTGGCGGGGCAAGTTCTTGA
- the hisS gene encoding histidine--tRNA ligase: protein MAKGIQAIRGMHDVLPTDSLYWQHLERCVSDLMSAYAFDQIRMPVLEKTELFKRTIGDVTDIVEKEMYMFEDRNGDSLSLRPEGTAGCVRAVIEHGLIHNQVQKLWYSGPMFRHERPQKGRYRQFHQIGVEVFGLAGPDIDAELIVLTRRLWEKLGLFPYVGLEINTLGTQDERHEYRAALVDFLLTKEEMLDEDSKRRLHSNPLRVLDSKSESTQAALRDAPSLLDFIGEESTQHFESLKLMLDSVGISYTVNPRLVRGLDYYSRTVFEWVTDKLGAQGTVCAGGRFDSLVEMLGGRATPAVGLAMGVERLIALMQDFNTVAVGEQPDCILILLGDLAQNAGVRIAEELRSSVTELRVVQNHGGGSLKSQMKKADRIGARWAIIIGEEELNQGVASVKPLRGEGEQSSVKLTDLAAYFESAKVSA from the coding sequence GTGGCAAAAGGCATCCAGGCCATTCGGGGAATGCATGATGTGTTGCCGACGGATTCTCTTTACTGGCAGCATCTGGAACGATGCGTCTCCGATCTCATGTCGGCTTATGCCTTCGATCAGATTCGTATGCCGGTGTTAGAGAAGACCGAGCTGTTTAAGCGCACAATTGGTGATGTCACCGACATCGTCGAAAAAGAGATGTACATGTTTGAGGATCGAAACGGCGATAGCCTGAGTCTTCGGCCTGAAGGTACTGCGGGATGCGTACGCGCCGTTATTGAGCATGGGCTCATACATAACCAGGTACAGAAATTATGGTATAGCGGACCAATGTTTCGCCACGAGCGTCCGCAAAAAGGCCGATATAGACAGTTTCACCAAATTGGCGTCGAGGTGTTTGGCCTCGCTGGACCGGACATAGACGCGGAACTGATTGTGTTGACCCGACGTTTATGGGAAAAGCTCGGACTTTTTCCCTATGTCGGTCTGGAAATCAACACCCTGGGTACGCAGGACGAACGGCATGAATATCGCGCAGCATTGGTGGATTTTCTCCTGACAAAGGAAGAAATGCTGGATGAGGACAGCAAACGCCGATTGCACAGCAATCCGCTGAGAGTGCTTGATTCCAAGAGTGAGTCAACACAAGCGGCATTAAGAGACGCGCCGAGTTTGCTGGATTTTATTGGTGAAGAGTCTACACAGCATTTTGAATCACTCAAATTGATGCTCGACAGCGTGGGAATTTCGTATACAGTCAACCCCCGTCTGGTTCGAGGGCTGGATTACTATTCGCGCACGGTGTTCGAATGGGTGACTGATAAATTAGGTGCCCAGGGGACTGTGTGCGCTGGTGGTCGATTTGACAGTCTGGTAGAAATGCTTGGCGGTCGCGCAACTCCAGCGGTCGGCCTGGCCATGGGGGTTGAGCGTTTAATAGCGCTCATGCAGGACTTTAATACCGTTGCTGTTGGCGAGCAGCCGGATTGTATTTTGATTTTACTTGGCGACCTTGCTCAGAATGCTGGCGTACGCATTGCCGAGGAATTGCGCAGTAGCGTCACTGAGCTGCGAGTGGTGCAAAATCACGGAGGCGGCAGCCTGAAATCGCAAATGAAAAAAGCCGATCGCATCGGTGCGCGCTGGGCGATCATCATTGGCGAAGAGGAGTTGAACCAGGGCGTTGCCAGTGTAAAGCCGTTGCGTGGAGAAGGCGAACAGTCTAGCGTGAAGCTGACTGATTTGGCCGCCTATTTTGAATCTGCAAAAGTATCAGCTTGA
- a CDS encoding helix-turn-helix domain-containing protein, with protein MSSPAVKQEEWAKKEEQSAPTKEDILRAMNASTGEGPGRFIKQFRDLSGMSEMEAASRMTISLHQLRALEADDFAQLPAPIYVRSYLRRFSEVFSVPMSDLLASYERCESSREPSIARVSQNQRIHYRGVSTKSLIYGIGAVILIVSLWLAKMAGLDDWVKGVAINHGSTESSEVLAIPSQAPETADLEPITPPVE; from the coding sequence ATGAGTAGTCCAGCGGTAAAGCAGGAAGAGTGGGCAAAAAAGGAAGAGCAGTCTGCTCCAACCAAGGAAGACATCTTGCGCGCAATGAATGCGTCTACTGGTGAAGGGCCTGGGCGATTCATAAAACAGTTTCGAGATCTGTCTGGAATGTCGGAAATGGAGGCTGCGTCGCGTATGACGATTAGTTTGCATCAGCTCCGAGCCTTGGAGGCGGACGATTTTGCGCAACTTCCCGCGCCAATTTACGTGCGTAGCTACCTGCGACGGTTTTCTGAGGTTTTCTCCGTGCCGATGAGTGATTTGCTTGCCTCGTATGAGCGCTGCGAAAGTAGTCGTGAGCCGTCAATTGCACGCGTGTCCCAGAATCAGCGAATTCATTACCGAGGGGTATCTACTAAATCTCTCATATACGGTATTGGCGCGGTCATTCTAATCGTTTCACTGTGGCTGGCGAAGATGGCGGGTCTGGATGACTGGGTGAAGGGTGTCGCAATAAACCATGGCAGTACCGAGTCCAGTGAGGTCTTGGCAATACCCAGTCAAGCACCCGAAACAGCCGATTTGGAGCCGATAACGCCGCCTGTGGAATAA
- the pilW gene encoding type IV pilus biogenesis/stability protein PilW: MLRLNIIRILLVIFLHLLVSCVTVSSDKRSDKEKASDYVSLGAEYFQHGRLEPALQYLKKAVQYDKKSYPANALLALVYEQLGRYDEAGEYFRRAIDLVDTDSRDFGSIHNNYAAFLCSRGKVSDAASHFRIAFEHSLYATPELALENGGLCFIRHDDLESAEGYFREALKRNGNLPRSLVSMAEISLKGEHFLAARAFMQRFLAIQTRPGAADLLLAVRIERAMGDDVSARKFGQTLRQQYPTSEEVKQLAELY; the protein is encoded by the coding sequence ATGCTAAGGTTAAACATTATAAGGATATTGTTGGTCATTTTTTTGCATTTGCTTGTTTCATGTGTGACGGTGTCGAGTGACAAGCGTAGCGACAAAGAGAAAGCCTCGGACTATGTCTCTCTTGGTGCGGAGTATTTCCAGCATGGTCGACTTGAACCCGCGTTGCAGTATCTGAAGAAAGCGGTTCAATACGATAAAAAGTCGTACCCTGCCAATGCTTTGCTGGCGCTGGTTTATGAACAGCTGGGGCGTTACGATGAGGCTGGCGAATACTTTCGGCGCGCAATAGATCTGGTGGATACGGATAGTCGTGATTTTGGGTCTATTCATAATAATTACGCTGCTTTCTTGTGTAGCCGAGGGAAAGTGTCTGACGCGGCCAGTCATTTTCGTATAGCTTTCGAGCATTCCTTATATGCGACACCCGAGCTGGCATTGGAAAATGGTGGGTTATGCTTTATTCGCCATGACGACCTGGAAAGTGCGGAAGGATACTTTCGTGAGGCTTTGAAGCGAAATGGGAACTTGCCTCGTTCACTTGTTTCGATGGCGGAAATTTCGCTTAAGGGAGAACATTTTTTAGCTGCCAGAGCATTCATGCAGCGTTTTTTGGCGATCCAGACCAGGCCGGGTGCCGCGGATTTGCTATTGGCAGTACGTATAGAAAGGGCTATGGGAGATGACGTCAGTGCTCGAAAATTCGGGCAGACTTTGCGACAGCAGTATCCCACTTCGGAAGAAGTAAAACAGCTGGCTGAGTTGTATTGA